In the genome of Devosia rhizoryzae, the window AGCTTCCATGTCTTCTTCCGACATGCCTTCCGGCACGCCAGCTTCTTCGAAGCCTGCCGAGATCACGCGTTCCTGGAAGACTTCACGGGTGCCGTGGTTAGACGCCGGGATTGCGAGCAGGATCGGCTGATCGGGGAGCGAAGCGTCGATCTCGGACCAATTGGTGTAGGGGTTGTCGACCATGGCGCCGTCAACCATCACCTGGGCGGCGATTGCCTTGTAGACCTGAACCGGGGTCAGGGCGAAGTCCGGGCCGTTGGCCGAGGAGGCGAAGACGATGCCGTCGAAGCCGAACTGGACTTCGCGGATGTCGGTGACGCCAGCGGCGGTGCAAGCTTCACGCTCGCCATCGCGCATCGGACGCGATGCGTTTGCAACGTCGATGGTGTTTTCGCCAACGCCAGCGCAGAACTGGCTGAAGCCGCCGCCGGTACCGCCGGAGCCAACGACCGGCGTGTTGAATTCGGGGAAAGCAGCGCCGAATTCTTCAGCGACGATGGAAGCGAAGGGGAGAACCGTCGACGAGCCGGCAACCTGGATGGTGTCGCGCGACTGGGCAAAGGCGGGGGCGGCGCCGAAAGCGGCAAGCGCGATCACGGCGGCACTGGCGTAAAGTGCGGTCTTCATGGGAGGTCCCTTTTGCAAATTCGATTGTACTGGCTGACCGTGCAGGCCGCCCTTTGACGCGGCGACCATAGAAGTGCTCGACGACAGTTTTATTGCAGCTGAATGACTGGATTGTGACAGCGTAAAACGCTGACGTTGCTTGTTATTTTTTAAGGTGCCTGTGGAGTGTTATATTTCGCAGGGCTCAATATGACGCGGGAATTAGCGCAAGAGGGGGCGGACCTCGGCCTGGAGCTTGCGCATGAGAGGCAGGAAGTTGGCGATCATGCGTGAAGTGGGTGCGCGGGCGCTCTGGGCGCCGATGTTGATCGCGGCGACGATCTTGCCATGGGCATTGAGCAGCGGCACGGCAATGGAACAAAGGCCGAGTTCGAGTTCCTGATCGATAACGGCAAAACCCTGAGCAGCGACGACGCCGAGCTCGATGGTGATGCTGGCGAGATCGGCCTTGGTGTGAGGTGTATAGGCGACGAGATCGGAGCGATCGAGAATGGCACGGGCCTCTGGCGTGGGAAGCGCCGCGAGGAGGGTGCGACCCATGGAGGTGCAGTAGGCGGGCAGCCGAGCACCGGGGGCAAGGTTGATCGACATTACGCGACGGGTAGAGGCGCGGGCGACATAAAGAATGTCGGTGCCCTCGAGGACAGCGGCGGAGGTCGATTCGCTGGTGGCGTGGGAGAGTTCGTTGAGGAACGGCTGGATCAGGCGAGGCAGGGGCGTGGTGGCGAGATAGGAGTGGCCAAGATTCAACACGCGGGGCGTCAGCTGAAAGAACTTGCCGTCATAGGTGGCGTAGCCGAGATGAGCGAGGGTCAGGAGGCACCGGCGGGCGGTGGCACGTTCTAGACCGGTGCGCTCGGCGACATCGGTGATCGACATACGGGCATGGTCTTCGTCGAAGCATTCGATGACGGCGAGCCCGCGGATCAGCCCCTGGATGATGTCGCCTTCGCGCATTGATTTTGTCTCGCTTCTTGAAGGCGGGGCAGGGGTGACCATTTATGTGCTGCCACTGGGAGAAACCATGACCAACGACCGTACTTACGCCCAATATGACATCGAGAAGAAGTCCCTGCTTGTTGCCTATGTGCTCTGGCTATTTCTCGGCTACGTCGGCGCGCATAGGTTTTATCTCGGCAAGCCGCTGAGCGGGTTGATGATGCTTAGCTTTTCGGGCGTGGTCCTGCTGCTCAGCTTCGTGAGCTTCGGCGTTCTGGGCTTTTTGTGGGCGCTCGTGGCGCTGTGGTGGATCATCGATGCGCTTCTGATCCCCGGCATGGCCGCTTCTCGCAATCGCGGCATTGCCGACCGGGTACTGGGGCGGCGCTGATAAAGCGATAAACGAAAGCGGCGGCTTTCCCGGGGAAGCCGCCGCTTTTGTCTTAGATTAGAGCTTTAGGATCAGGCTGGCGAGATGTTCTGGTTGCGGCGGAACAGGTTGGTGGGGTCGTAGCGGCGCTTGACCTCCTGGAGACGCTGCCAGGTGAGCGATGTGTAAGAGGCGCGGAGAGCCTCGGGGCCTTCCTCGGCCAAGAAATTGACATAGGTGCCGCGCGTAGCCCCGCCCAAAGCGGAGACGCAGCCGGTGGCCCAGATGTCGTGGCGAGCGGCAGCTTCGGCGCTGCCGTCCATGGCCATGAAGCCGATCAGCAGGTCGGCGTCGCGGTGGGCATAGGCGGTTGCTTCCGCTGGGACACGACCTGCCGCGCCGCCCAGAATGCGGATTTGGGCAAGGCGCATGGGGGCGCTGCATTGCCCGAGACGCGCCAGGATTTCTGCAGCTTCGGCTACGTCGATGCCGCTCTTGAACAGCGTTCGGACCGAGAGGGTCGGTTTCATCGATGGATCTTCGGGCATGTACATCATGCCGTAGGGGCCGGGACGGACAAGATCGGCGATCGGGGTTGTCAAGCCGCGGAACGGCGCCAGCGCGGCCTGGGCGTCAGCCACGGAACCGGCATACGCCATCATGCCCATCAGGACGGTCTGACCGACAAGATGGGGTGGGATGAAGGGCAGAGGCGGGGCCGGCATGGCGAGAAGTATGGTGGTGAGCTCGTCAGGTGCCAGTTTGGCCGCTGCAACGAAGCCGGCAAGATTTTCGGCCGTGGCTGGAAGGATCAGCGGGCCGCCGACGAATTCCGGCAGTGGGTTCAGGCGATACCGGAAGCGGGTCACCACACCGAAGTTTCCGCCCCCGCCACGGACGGCCCAGAACAGTTCGGGGTGGCTGGTTTCGTTGATGGTCAAGATGTTGCCAGAGGCGGTGACGATTTCGGCGGCGATCAGCGAGTCAATGGTGAGGCCCAGCTTGCGGGTGAGATAGCCGACACCGCCGCCCAAGGTGAGGCCGCCGATGCCCACGGTAGCGGAATCGCCGAAGCCGATGGCAACGCCGTGCTCGTCAAGCGCCTTTGTGACCTGACCGGCGGTCAGGCCGCTGCCGGCCCAGACGCTCATGTCGTCCATGTCGAGGTCCAGGCCATTGAGATCGCGCAGGTCGATAACGACGCCGCCTTCAGAGCCGCTATAGCCGCAGACCGAATGACCGCCGCTGCGGACAGCGATTTCGAGCTGATGACGGCGGGCGAAATCAACCACGTCGGCAACATCGGCCGCGTCGACGACGCGGGCGACAAAGAGCGGGCGCTGATCCCAGTTGCTGTGTGCGAGGCCGCGGATGTCGTCGTAGTCTGACTCTTCGGGCGTTACGATGCGGCCCCTGACGCGCATGACGAGGCCTTCGATCGCAATAGCGAGAAGGGGGGTGATCTTGGGGGTGTTCGCCCGCATATGGACGTTCATGGTCTGCTCCTCTGTGGCGCACTGGCGCTGTGTGAGGGGCGGAATAAAGAAGCGGCCAAATGAATTCCCCACTCGTTTGTGGGGGCTGTGCAGGCAATATGCTCGGGAAGAAAAACCGTTGAAGGCCGCACTGGCGCCGTGACGCGCGGCAGGCGGCGCGGCCTTCAACGGAGGGGCGCGGACCAGCATGGGTGGACGTCCGATGTCGACCCTTGCACAGTGGCCATGACCGCGGCGTGAGTCTTCTCGTAAGCCGTTTGTCAGCTTGGAAATGTTAGGGTGCGCCGATGCGTTTGGTCCTGGTCATATCGCTTTTTCTGACACTTTCGATGCTTCCCGCCTGGGCCCAGGGGAACGGGAATGGGAATGGCAACGGCAACGGGAATGGAAATGGCCAGTCGGAGAACAACGGCAATGGCAATGGCCAGTCCGACACCGGCGGAGGGAATGGGAACGGGAATGCTGGGGGCAACGGCAACGGCAATGGAAACGCCGGCGGTGGCAATGACAATGCTGGTGGCAACAACGGCAATAGCGGCAACAATGACAATGCCGGAAATGCCGGCGGCGGGAACGGGAACAACGGCAACGGCAATGGCAATGGCGGCAGTAACGGGAACGGCAATGCCGGGAACGGGAACGGCGGCAATAACGGGAATGGCAATGGGAACGGTAATTCCGCGAGCCCCAGCCCAAGCCCTGATGCGGGGACAGTACCGTCTGGCGGAGGTGCCACAAACGCTCCAGGTGGCACTGGCACCGGCGCAGCTTCGCCGACTGCCGGTGGGGCCGGAAACGCTGGCGCCTTAGTTGAATATTCCCAAGACCAGGCGCGTGATGCTGCAAATTCAGGCCAGACGATCAGTCTCGGGAGCCTTGTGCCGGACATCTCATCCCGCACGGGAGGCGAGATGATCGACGCCCAGTTGCTGCGCGTCAGGGGCTTTCTGGTCTATGCGATCAAAGTGCTGAATCCGGGCGGCAAAGTCACCACAGAATACTACTACGCCCAATCGGGCATTTTTATTGGTAGCGAACCTTGAAGATATTGGTTGGCGAAGACGATGACCGCATTGCCGAGGTTCTGCACAGCGCGTTGAGCCGATCGGGCTTTGAAGTGCATCGGGAATCCGATGGCGAGGCGGTCTGGTTTCGCGCCGACAGCGAGAGTTTCGACGCCATCATCCTTGATCTGGGCCTTCCGCAGATGGACGGCCTTACTGTGTTGAAGCGCTGGCGGCGCGGTGGATTGCAGACGCCGGTGTTGATCCTGACCGCCCGTGGGCAATGGGAAGAGCGCGTGGAGGGCATCGAAGCGGGCGCTGATGACTATGTGGTCAAGCCGTTCCATGCGCTCGAGATCGTCGCCCGTATGAGGGCGCTTATCCGGCGGTCGAGCGGCATAGCCAGTTCCAAGGTCGTTTTCGGCAAGTACGAGCTCGATATGCGCACCATGCAGGTGACAAGCGACGGCATCCCCATGGACCTGACGCCCCAGGAATACCGATTGATCGCCTACCTCCTGCACAATAGGGGACGCGTGGTTTCACAGCTGGAAATCACCGAGCACATCTACCGGCAGGACTTCGAACGCGATTCCAATGCGGTCGAGGTGCTGGTGGCACGGCTGCGCAAGCGGCTGGGGCATGACGTGGTCAAGACGCGGCGGGGCTTCGGCTATACTTTGGGCGACGCGTATTGAACCGGCAATCGCTTGGCCTGCGCTTGATGGGCCTTGCCGCTTCCATGGTGGTTTTTTCCCTGGTATTTGCGGGCTTTATCCTGCACGCGCTGTTTGTGTCCAATCTGGAACGGAGCGTTCAGGGGGACCTCGAAGCAGCGTTGACGCGTATCGTAGCGCTGATCGATCCGGCCGCCGCTCAACCCTCGATCCGCTTACCTCTGCCCGATCCGCGCTATGACACGCCGCTGGGCGGACGCTATTGGCAGATTGAGGATACCGACAGCGGCGCCATTGCCCGTTCGCGCTCCTTGTTCGATCAGGAACTGGGTGGCGAACCCGTCAGCGAGACGGGCACCTTTCACTTTTCCAATGATAGCAATCTGCACCTGATCATGATCCGCCGGCCGATCGAGGTGGGCAACCGGCATTTCGAGGTTACGGTGGGCGAGAACCACGAGCCGATCCACGAGGCCGGGATGCGTTTCGCCTGGGATATCGCGCGGCTCTTCAGCCTCTTGGGACTGGTCATTCTCGGCATTGCCTGGGTGCAGTTGCGGCTCGGGCTTCGTCCGCTCGACCGGCTGCGCAGCTCGGTCGATGAGGTGCGGCGCGGCGATGTCGATGCGCTGACGGGAGCCTTTCCGAGCGAAATCCAGCCGCTTGTGGATGAGGTCAATGCGCTTCTGGCGGAACGGCAATCGCTGGCGGAGCGCGGACGGCGGCGCGCTGCCGATCTGGCGCATGGGCTCAAGACGCCGCTTGCCGCTTTGCATGGCGTGGCCATGCGGCTGCGGGACCGGGGGGATGAAGACGATGCCGTCGTGCTCGACGATCTGGCGCAAGAAATGTCGAGCCGGGTCGACTATCAGATGCGTCTGGCGGCGCTGCGGTCAAGATCGCGGGAGCACCGGGAGAGCAGCTCGCTCAACACGGCGGTGCTGCGCACCATGACAGTTCTTCGCAAGACCGGTCGCGGCGAGATGCTGCACTGGAAGGCCGAGCTTGGCGAGGAGGTCAATGTCGATATTCATCGCCAGGATCTTCTGGAGCTAATCGGCGTGACGCTCGAAAACGGGGCAAAATGGGCGCGCACCACGGTGGCGGTGCAGAGCTCAAAACAGGACGGGATGGCGCTGATCACGGTGGGCGATGACGGGCCGGGGATCGAGCCTGAGCATATGCAAAAACTGGGGAGCCGCGGCTTGCGGCACGACGAGAGCGTGCCGGGAACCGGGCTGGGCCTGGCGATCGCCAAGGAGATCCTGGAGCTCAATCGCGGCACGATCGGCTATGCCGTCGCGCCGCTCGGGGGATTGCTGGTGGAAATTCGCTTGCCGCTCGCACTTAGCTGAGGCGGGGCTCGGAGCTTTGCTGAGCGGCTTCCTGGCCCATCGAGATTGCAAGATAAAGGCCGCCTGCGAGAAAGACGACTGCTGCACCGATCATTGCTGCCAAAGCGATCATGGAACTTCTCCTGTTTGTTTGACAACTGTCGGGCCGCAGCAAGGTTCCAATATAGATTTTAGTAATGAAGCTTACAAGATCATTACATCACGTGTAATCCGAAGATAATACTGTAGTTTGTCAATATTCACGCGGAACTCACATCCGCCATGAGTGTTTTTGTGTCATCGCTTCAAACTTTGCGAGGACAAAATGAAAACCACTATTGCAACTGCTATAGCCGTCACGCTGCTGAGCCTCTCGTCGGCACATGGTCAGATCATCAAGGGTGATACGAGCGCCAACGCTGCTGCCGGTGGCGCGGCTGGTGGCGCAACAGGCGCCGTGGTCGGCGGACTGGTGTTCGGGCCGATCGGCGCGGTAATCGGTGGCTTTACCGGCGCTGCGATCGGTGCTGCGGGTGGCGTGGAGGCGACCTCGGTCGACTATGTGCGTCTTAACCCCACCGAGCCCGTGGTGATCCAGGGTGATCTCGACGTCGGCTATGCCGTGCCGGAGGAGGTCGAACTCCACGTGATCGAAGGCGACGACAAGTACGGTTATTTTTACACCAATGATCGCGCCTATTTCGTCGATCTTAGCAACCGCACGGTGGTCTACTCACCCGGCATCGTGGTTGCCGCCGAAGCGAACTGATCTGACGCTGCGGCGTTAGCACACGGGCGTCCGCTAAAGCGGGCGCCCGTTTTGTCGTGCGTTGGGCCGCAAATCTTTGGTGCTGCAGATAATCTTATCGGCACCAGCCCGAAAGTCTAAGGTCCGGAGGGCGATTGCGGGTTGGTTGGACACGGCATTGCCACTAGTGTGAGCTCACATACAAGCAGGAGGAAGCGATGAGCGTTCTGAAGATTGGTGTTGCGGCGGGCGCCTTTGCGCTGTTGACCGCGTCGGCAATGGCACAGCAGGCAGCGGCTCCGGCAGCCGAGGCTGAGGCGCCAAAGCCATTTGCGGCGGGCGAGCCGCTGTCCGCGACCAATGAAGCGGGCGAGGTTCAAACCCCTAGCGACAATGTCAGGGTTTTCGGCAGCTTCAACTTCACCGAGAGCTGCACCTTTGATCCCGATCGGGGACTGATCCTGGCCATGAATGCCGGAGCGCCGCAGGACGCGATCGAGAACGACGGTTTCGTTTCCTTGATCAATCCCGACGGGACGGTGCACACGGCAAAATGGATCGGCGCTACGCGCGATGGCCTGACACTCAACCATCCCTTGGGCAGCGCGATCGGCAATGGCACGCTTTATGCGGCTGACATGGACACGGTGCGCATGTTTGATCTTGCGACCGGCGAGCCATCGGGGGAAGTTCAGATCCCTGAAGCTAACCTCCTCAACGGTATCGCAGCGACCGATGACGGTACGGTCTACGTCACCAATACCCGCGATCCGCAGCGCCTCTACAAGATCACGCCGGAAGGCGAGGCTTCGGTTCTCGTCGAGGGCGGTCCGCTGATGGCGCCCAACGGTGTTGCGATCGACGGTGACGGAAACGTCGTCGTGGTCAATATCGGCAATAACGAAGTGCTGACCTTTAGCCCTGAGGGCGAGTTGCTCAACACCGAGAATGCTGTCGAGAGCGGCAATGACGGGCTCGTCATCCTTGAAGACGGCACGAAATATGTGAGTAGCGTCCGCTTCGGCAGCATTTCGCGCATAGCACCCGGTGAAGAGGCGGAGATCATCGCTTCGGGCATCCCGAGCGCGGCCTCGATCTGCTACGACCCGACCGAAAACCAGATCATCGTGCCGATGAATCCCAACAATGCGTTGGCTTTCGTGTCACTCGACTAAGAGCAATCCTGGCGGGGCGGTCGATCGATCGCCCTCCATTTTCCCACAGTGGATTACGAGTTGACCGCCGCCGCCATAGCGGAGAGTATCGGGCAACAAAAAATTTGACGCTGCTCAACCAGTTGCAGCGCGTGGGAGGTTTCATGATCAGCGCAAGGTGGCACGCCTGCGTCTTGCCGGTCGCCATGTGGGCTTTGGCAATGCCGGTGGCAAGCCAGGAACCAGCCCAGCAAGCCGTGCGCATCGGCGTCATTCTTCCCCAAACCATAGCAGACCCGCTGCAAACGGCCGTCATCGAAGCTGCTGCTGCAGGCATTGCGATGGCTGAGGAAGAATTCAGCTTCAATGCCGAGATGTTCGGCACCGAGTTCGCCGTCACGACGATCCGCTCCGATGACGTTGTTGCCGCTGCAGACCAGTTGGTCGCCGAAGACCATGTGCTTGCCGTGATTGGCGGAT includes:
- a CDS encoding SMP-30/gluconolactonase/LRE family protein, which produces MSVLKIGVAAGAFALLTASAMAQQAAAPAAEAEAPKPFAAGEPLSATNEAGEVQTPSDNVRVFGSFNFTESCTFDPDRGLILAMNAGAPQDAIENDGFVSLINPDGTVHTAKWIGATRDGLTLNHPLGSAIGNGTLYAADMDTVRMFDLATGEPSGEVQIPEANLLNGIAATDDGTVYVTNTRDPQRLYKITPEGEASVLVEGGPLMAPNGVAIDGDGNVVVVNIGNNEVLTFSPEGELLNTENAVESGNDGLVILEDGTKYVSSVRFGSISRIAPGEEAEIIASGIPSAASICYDPTENQIIVPMNPNNALAFVSLD
- a CDS encoding DUF1236 domain-containing protein, encoding MKTTIATAIAVTLLSLSSAHGQIIKGDTSANAAAGGAAGGATGAVVGGLVFGPIGAVIGGFTGAAIGAAGGVEATSVDYVRLNPTEPVVIQGDLDVGYAVPEEVELHVIEGDDKYGYFYTNDRAYFVDLSNRTVVYSPGIVVAAEAN
- a CDS encoding substrate-binding domain-containing protein — its product is MKTALYASAAVIALAAFGAAPAFAQSRDTIQVAGSSTVLPFASIVAEEFGAAFPEFNTPVVGSGGTGGGFSQFCAGVGENTIDVANASRPMRDGEREACTAAGVTDIREVQFGFDGIVFASSANGPDFALTPVQVYKAIAAQVMVDGAMVDNPYTNWSEIDASLPDQPILLAIPASNHGTREVFQERVISAGFEEAGVPEGMSEEDMEAAETTFRQDVVTEISGDYTETLARLNADTNTVGVFGLSFYEQNTDTLKVASVDGVVPSKETVADGEYPVSRPLFFYVKGQHIGVIPGLQEYTQFFLSEQISGEGGTLEAAGLIPQPAEKTAEVLAAFEAGM
- a CDS encoding FAD-binding oxidoreductase; protein product: MNVHMRANTPKITPLLAIAIEGLVMRVRGRIVTPEESDYDDIRGLAHSNWDQRPLFVARVVDAADVADVVDFARRHQLEIAVRSGGHSVCGYSGSEGGVVIDLRDLNGLDLDMDDMSVWAGSGLTAGQVTKALDEHGVAIGFGDSATVGIGGLTLGGGVGYLTRKLGLTIDSLIAAEIVTASGNILTINETSHPELFWAVRGGGGNFGVVTRFRYRLNPLPEFVGGPLILPATAENLAGFVAAAKLAPDELTTILLAMPAPPLPFIPPHLVGQTVLMGMMAYAGSVADAQAALAPFRGLTTPIADLVRPGPYGMMYMPEDPSMKPTLSVRTLFKSGIDVAEAAEILARLGQCSAPMRLAQIRILGGAAGRVPAEATAYAHRDADLLIGFMAMDGSAEAAARHDIWATGCVSALGGATRGTYVNFLAEEGPEALRASYTSLTWQRLQEVKRRYDPTNLFRRNQNISPA
- a CDS encoding response regulator transcription factor; translation: MKILVGEDDDRIAEVLHSALSRSGFEVHRESDGEAVWFRADSESFDAIILDLGLPQMDGLTVLKRWRRGGLQTPVLILTARGQWEERVEGIEAGADDYVVKPFHALEIVARMRALIRRSSGIASSKVVFGKYELDMRTMQVTSDGIPMDLTPQEYRLIAYLLHNRGRVVSQLEITEHIYRQDFERDSNAVEVLVARLRKRLGHDVVKTRRGFGYTLGDAY
- a CDS encoding sensor histidine kinase; translated protein: MNRQSLGLRLMGLAASMVVFSLVFAGFILHALFVSNLERSVQGDLEAALTRIVALIDPAAAQPSIRLPLPDPRYDTPLGGRYWQIEDTDSGAIARSRSLFDQELGGEPVSETGTFHFSNDSNLHLIMIRRPIEVGNRHFEVTVGENHEPIHEAGMRFAWDIARLFSLLGLVILGIAWVQLRLGLRPLDRLRSSVDEVRRGDVDALTGAFPSEIQPLVDEVNALLAERQSLAERGRRRAADLAHGLKTPLAALHGVAMRLRDRGDEDDAVVLDDLAQEMSSRVDYQMRLAALRSRSREHRESSSLNTAVLRTMTVLRKTGRGEMLHWKAELGEEVNVDIHRQDLLELIGVTLENGAKWARTTVAVQSSKQDGMALITVGDDGPGIEPEHMQKLGSRGLRHDESVPGTGLGLAIAKEILELNRGTIGYAVAPLGGLLVEIRLPLALS
- a CDS encoding PepSY domain-containing protein — translated: MRLVLVISLFLTLSMLPAWAQGNGNGNGNGNGNGNGQSENNGNGNGQSDTGGGNGNGNAGGNGNGNGNAGGGNDNAGGNNGNSGNNDNAGNAGGGNGNNGNGNGNGGSNGNGNAGNGNGGNNGNGNGNGNSASPSPSPDAGTVPSGGGATNAPGGTGTGAASPTAGGAGNAGALVEYSQDQARDAANSGQTISLGSLVPDISSRTGGEMIDAQLLRVRGFLVYAIKVLNPGGKVTTEYYYAQSGIFIGSEP
- a CDS encoding TM2 domain-containing protein, coding for MMSPSRIDFVSLLEGGAGVTIYVLPLGETMTNDRTYAQYDIEKKSLLVAYVLWLFLGYVGAHRFYLGKPLSGLMMLSFSGVVLLLSFVSFGVLGFLWALVALWWIIDALLIPGMAASRNRGIADRVLGRR
- a CDS encoding IclR family transcriptional regulator domain-containing protein; its protein translation is MREGDIIQGLIRGLAVIECFDEDHARMSITDVAERTGLERATARRCLLTLAHLGYATYDGKFFQLTPRVLNLGHSYLATTPLPRLIQPFLNELSHATSESTSAAVLEGTDILYVARASTRRVMSINLAPGARLPAYCTSMGRTLLAALPTPEARAILDRSDLVAYTPHTKADLASITIELGVVAAQGFAVIDQELELGLCSIAVPLLNAHGKIVAAINIGAQSARAPTSRMIANFLPLMRKLQAEVRPLLR